In Crassostrea angulata isolate pt1a10 chromosome 4, ASM2561291v2, whole genome shotgun sequence, one genomic interval encodes:
- the LOC128180742 gene encoding complement C1q-like protein 4, protein MKLAGLVFVLSIVMCVTDLAHSEDWSHFYLRAACKLMESRDFKTGNSIGKEKVIAFQARVSSRLQNVPKGRTVRFDTVLLNEGNGYSGRTGQFTAPTKGVYVFDWTITVDNGDMFFTEIVKNGSAFGYNHCAAKRQSYERNCSTTSRIRLKRGDKVWVRTTSRGTDAHPTWTTFGGHKL, encoded by the exons ATGAAGTTGGCTGGTTTGGTTTTTGTCCTTAGTATTGTTATGTGTGTAACGGACTTGGCACATTCAGAGGACTGGTCTCACTTTTATCTGAGGGCAGCTTGCAAATTGATGGAAAGTCGAGATTTTAAGACTGGCAACTCAATAG GAAAAGAGAAGGTGATAGCGTTTCAAGCAAGAGTTTCTTCGAGACTTCAAAATGTCCCCAAGGGGCGGACAGTGCGCTTCGACACAGTGCTGTTAAACGAAGGAAACGGATACAGTGGAAGAACGGGACAATTCACTGCACCAACCAAAGGTGTTTATGTCTTTGATTGGACTATAACTGTAGATAATGGCGATATGTTTTTCACGGAAATTGTCAAAAACGGCTCTGCTTTCGGATATAACCACTGTGCTGCTAAACGCCAAAGCTACGAGCGCAATTGCTCCACCACCAGCAGGATAAGGTTAAAGCGAGGGGACAAAGTGTGGGTCAGGACGACTAGTCGGGGCACCGACGCCCACCCCACATGGACGACGTTCGGTGGTCATAAATTATGA
- the LOC128180725 gene encoding uncharacterized protein LOC128180725, with protein sequence MSALELFFRQSCSREADEITQGTPIYKQRASWGHFSDTSMELAAAPPGITDLLTQRTILEHLFLKRPTEGEFWYVIVAEWIEQLKRYIGLPTTRKFYHQRTNPGPIITRRDYAHTVDVVHEDAWRMMVQWYGLTEGHKPIKLVVYNYRRGPEIEHNQNSFKVMLSVSSLEDFHHVKFSKMEKVGHIEYKIRQLYCIPKDQQSRIWVKTDTDSEWRLLLNRDKTIGKCLDIDSDFVRPTVALEICVEDEKWVNAPQDATEIQESPTGPLYEHNIFTDLTSSWEVDIHEQIDHIGKSLVDNLHVNFSAFVQKAREFVDERDYHLRQRERDIYLRETFIEDLTEKLEDKEKVLDAQLESCERQLNECDRRKKEIEVECKKQREELDRLEERRRTEFKALKENFEMERDKFHSELQRMSEMYKIQDNRIKLDIGGQLFTTSLTTLNRDPESMLAAMFSGRHELKKEDNSGSYFIDRDGTHFRYILNFLRDGEIKDGTIPENPNLWRELLTEAEYYQIQGLVGYLQSLLHNLPQRVESPVSDTTFV encoded by the exons ATGTCAGCGTTAGAGCTCTTCTTCCGACAGAGCTGTAGCAGAGAAGCAGACGAGATCACACAAGGAACACCGATCTACAAACAGCGCGCTTCGTGGGGCCACTTCTCAGATACAAGTATGGAATTGGCTGCCGCCCCTCCCGGTATTACGGACCTTCTCACTCAAAGGACAATTTTGGAGCACTTGTTTCTGAAAAGACCCACGGAGGGCGAGTTTTGGTACGTGATTGTCGCCGAATGGATTGAACAGCTCAAACGGTACATTGGCTTGCCCACAACGCGGAAGTTTTATCATCAGCGGACGAACCCTGGTCCGATAATTACCCGACGTGACTACGCACATACCGTTGACGTAGTACACGAGGACGCATGGCGTATGATGGTCCAGTGGTATGGACTGACAGAAGGTCACAAACCAATCAAACTTGTTGTGTATAACTACAGGCGGGGACCGGAAATTGAGCACAACCAAAACTCTTTCAAGGTGATGCTAAGCGTTTCATCGCTAGAAGACTTCCATCATGTCAAATTCAGCAAAATGGAGAAAGTTGGCCATATTGAATATAAAATTCGTCAGCTGTACTGTATTCCAAAAGACCAGCAATCAAGAATCTGGGTTAAAACGGACACAGACAGTGAATGGCGACTTTTGCTGAACCGCGACAAAACTATAGGTAAATGCCTGGACATTGATTCGGACTTCGTTCGTCCAACTGTAGCACTTGAAATTTGCGTCGAAGACGAAAAATGGGTCAACGCTCCCCAAGACGCGACAGAAATCCAGGAAAGCCCAACAGGTCCCCTGTACGAGCACAACATCTTCACGGACCTCACCAGCAGCTGGGAGGTTGATATCCACGAGCAGATAGACCACATCGGCAAAAGCTTGGTGGATAACCTCCATGTCAACTTCAGCGCTTTCGTTCAGAAAGCCCGGGAGTTTGTTGATGAACGGGACTACCATCTACGTCAGAGAGAACGTGACATTTACCTCCGAGAGACGTTCATTGAGGACCTCACCGAGAAACTGGAGGACAAAGAAAAAGTTCTCGACGCTCAGTTGGAGTCTTGTGAGAGACAACTGAATGAGTGTGACAGACGTAAAAAGGAGATTGAAGTTGAATGTAAGAAACAACGAGAGGAATTGGATCGCCTTGAAGAGCGACGGAGGACCGAGTTCAAAGCACTGAAAGAGAACTTTGAAATGGAGCGAGACAAGTTTCATTCAGAATTACAG CGGATGTCAGAAATGTACAAAATCCAGGACAATCGCATCAAACTGGATATTGGAGGTCAGCTGTTTACGACGTCATTAACGACCTTGAACCGTGACCCAGAATCGATGCTAGCCGCCATGTTTAGTGGACGCCACGAACTGAAAAAAGAAGATAATAGCGGAAGTTACTTCATTGACAGGGACGGAACGCACTTCCGATATATTCTGAATTTTTTGAGGGACGGCGAAATCAAGGACGGCACGATTCCAGAGAACCCTAACTTATGGCGAGAACTGTTAACGGAAGCCGAGTACTACCAGATACAGGGCCTTGTGGGATATCTCCAGTCACTGCTCCATAACCTTCCGCAGCGAGTTGAATCCCCTGTCAGTGATACAACTTTTGTATGA